The sequence below is a genomic window from Patescibacteria group bacterium.
GCGTTGCTCTTAGCGATTCTGGGAGGCAATAAAAAAATAAAAAAATACGGCTTGGCCTGCCTTCTCGCCTTGGTAGTTTTGTCGGCGGCTTTGTTTTTGGGGGCTGACCGGCCTTTTGTCAAAAATAATTCTTTTTTGGCCAGATTGACAAATATTTCTTTGTCCAGTTCCACCATGCAGACGCGGTTTATTTCCTGGAGAGCGGCGGCCAAAGATTTTTCAAACCACCCCATTCTCGGCGTCGGCCACGGCAATTATGCCATTATTTTTGACAAATATTTTGACCCGACTTTTTACAATTATACCCGCAGCGAAACTTATTTTGACCAGGCGCATAGCAACCTGATTGATATTGTCTCCACCTCCGGTCTCTTGGGCCTTCTTTCCTACCTGTCAATTTTTGTCGCCGCCCTTATTTATCTTATCCGCGGCTTTAAGCGGAGAGAAATAAGTCTGGCGGATTTTATTTTGCTTATCGGCTTGATAACCGCTTATCTTATCCAAAATCTGGTGGTGTTTGACGCCTTGGTAACTTATATCGCCTTGATGGTGCTGCTTGGTTATATTTGTTGGCTTTCCCGGGGAGGAACTGCCGAAGAGGAAGCGCCTGTTTCAAAAGAAAAAGACAAGGAGCTGGACAACAGGGAAATTTATTCTTTGTTTATTTTCGGCCTTATAACAATTTTTGCAGTTTACCAATTTAACTTGAAACCGGTTAAGATGCTTATGGGGACGATAGAAGGCCAAAAGGCCCTGGCCAGAAGCGATGTGGTCGGCGCCGTGGAAGCCTATAAAAAAGCTTTGAGCCATAAGACGATTTTAGATCGGGACAGCCGCGCCAGCCTGGTTAAGACCCTGGGCTCCATAGCGGTAAGCTCGGACGAGCAACAGGCGGCCAGGGAAATTATGGATTATGGAGTGGAGTTGGCGAAAGCTAACGTAAAGTATAATCCCAAGGACAATTTAATGCAGCTGCAACTGGCCCAGGTTTTGGATAACGCTTCCCGGGTTAACATCGGTAATACGGAGAAATTTTATTATTATTCCGACCAAGCCCTGGAGGCCATAGATTCGGCCATTGCTTCCAGCCCGGGGCGGATTCCGGTTTATTTTATCAAAGCTCAGATTTGCCTTACCCGGAGCGAGACGGAAAAAGCCGTGGAAATTTTGAAATACGCCGTCAGTTTGAACGAGGATTATTATGAAAGCACCTGTCAGCTCGCCAAAGTTTATATATTTTTGGAAAGGGAAGAAGAGGGGTACGGGGAGCTTGACCAATGCCTAGACAAAGGAGGGGCGGATGTGTTATCGCCGTCAGCTTTTGTTAAAATGGCGGCCAATCATTATATAGACCTGGGAGACAAAGAGAGATTGCTAATCCTTTATCTCCGGTTAACAAAATTAGAGCCGAAGAACGTTGAAGTCTGGATAAATTTGTCAAAAATTTATGCCCAGCTTGGGCAAAATGAAGAAGCCAGACAGGCGGCCGGAAGGGCGGTTGAGCTGGATAAAAGTTTGGAGGCGTCGGTGAAAAAATTTATTGAGAGCTTAGAATAGCATTTTGTGGATTGCGGGGCGCGGTTTTGAGGATTTTTTTTCATATTTTTTATTTTGTGTTATAATATAATGGTAAGATTAATTTTAAAAATATGATTTGTTTTAATTGCCGGAAGCAAATTCCGGATAACTCCGAAATCTGCCCCCATTGCGGGCAAGCGGTTTCCACTCGCGAGCAATTGGGCAAGGAAATTTCTTTCCGCCGCTGGCAGAGATGGTTTTTTTACGGCGTTTTGGTTTTGATTTTTTTGGGCATGGTTTTGGTGATTGTAAAAATATACAATGCCAACACCAAACTGCTTTTATCCGTTTCCAGCGTCCAGAAAGAATTAACCCAAGCCAAGGAAGATTTGACAATAACGCAGGAAGATTTGGCCAAGAAAGAAGATTTGCTTAAGCAGGTTCAGGTTGATTTATTGGAAAAGAACCAGGTTCTGGACGCTAAAACCGAAGAGTTCAAAACCGTGCTTTCGGAGAAAACCGAGGTGGAGGAGAAATATTCCCAGATTCAGCTTGACCTTAATTCGGCCGAAGCCAATGTCTATAACCTGATAATAAGGCTGGGCGTGGGCATAAGCAATGAAAATTTAAGAAAAATTCCGGTGGCGGAAGCCAATTTGGAAGGCGAGGATACAGACGGTGATGGCCTGTCCGATATCTTTGAGGAAGCGATCGGCACAGACCCGACCAAGGTTGATACGGACGGGGACGGTTATTCCGACAAAGAGGAAATTTTGGCCGGTTTCAATCCGGCCGGTCCGGGAAGCTTGGGCATAGATATGGATTTTGCCAACAAGCAAAAGGGGAAAATATTACTGCAAGTTGAAGGGCATGGCGAGGCCTGGTATGTAAATCCCGGGGATGGCAAGCGGTATTTTCTGGGTAAGCCGGCCGACGCTTTTCGGATAATGAGAGATATAGATTATTGGACGAAAAAATAAAATTAAAAATATGATAGGGGAGGGGCTTATTTTTTACAAAGAATAAAAAAACCTTGTTTTTAGGCAAGGTTTTTATTATGGAAAATTTAATTGCCGTCTTCAAATGAAATGCGCAAATTTCAATTTCAAACCGGAGAATTTTATCATATCTATAACCGGGGCGTGGATAAGCGGGAGGTATTTTTGGATAAGTACGATTATGTTAGATTTTTACGGAGCATGAGGGAGTTTAACCAAATAGATTGCCATGGCGGTTTTTATGAAAAATATTTGCGGGAAAAAGATAAAAAAAATAAATTTAGGGACCGAGTCGCCTTGGTGGCGACTCGGTCCCCAGACCGGTCGAAGTTGGTAGAAATAATAACATACTGCTTAAATCCAAATCATTACCATTTATTAGCGAGACAATTAAGAAGCGGTGGAGTTTCAGCCTTCATGAAAAGAATTGCCGGTGGATATGCGGCTTATTTTAATCACAGACACAAGAGATCCGGCTCTCTTTGGCAGGGTGCATACAAAGCCGTCCACGTTAAAACAGACTCCTATTTTCTCTGGCTTTCCGGGTATATCAACGGCAATGCGGAAATCCATAGAATTACCAGAGCGGAAAACTGGGTTTGGAGTAGCCACCTTGATTATATGGGGAAAAGGGGAGGGGCGCTAGCTAATAAAAAAATAATTCTATCGCAGTTTGAGAATATCGGTGAGTATAAAAATTTGGTTAATGCTATAATAAAAGAGTCTGGGCGGGGGAAGGAGGAACTAAAGAGATATTTATTAGAGTAAAAATATTATAATTAACCTATAAATTTATGACTCCAAAATTAAAAAAAATCATTATCATCGGGCTTATCGCCATTGTCGCGATGGCGGTTTTGGGCGTTCTTTTGAATCTCTGGACCATTAGAAAAATGGATAAAGTGTCTTTGGGCCTGGCCCGTCCGTATTTTCCTTATACGGACTATACCGAGAGCGAGTTGGCGAAGATGTATCCGCAGATAAAATACGCGGATGTGGCCACCAGGACAACGCCGGAAGAAACTTACGCGAAATTCAGGCAGGCCTTAAAGGATAATGATTTGGAAATGGCGATTGAGCAATTAAGTAAAGAGTCCGGGAAAAGATATAAAGAAAATAAAGAGGCTTTAGAAAGTTTTTTTGATGAAGGGAAATTTAAAGATTTATATTTGCATTATTCTGATGAAATCAATAAAATTAGTATGTACGAGTCAATAGCACAGTACGATTATGATTATTACTCCGAGGAATATAAGCAACAATTAGTAGGCAGTATAAATTTTATTAAAGATGCTAATGGCGATTGGAAATTAGATAGTTTATAAAATTTGCTCTTAAAGGGGTTCGACCCCTTACTAAAGGGGTCGAACCCCTGCGGAAAAAATATGTTCTCAAGGAGGGGAATAAAATTATTTCTCATTATTCTTTTTCTGTTTCTGGCCGGTCAAGCGTCTTCGTTTAACGATACTATTACCCATCCAACCTTGGCGCGCCAATCGGTTGAATTGTTTAATGAATTTTCAGGAAATAAAATCTCTTCTACGGCGGAAATCAACTGGATTATGCAAGGAGCGCGCGAAGAAGATACGCCGCCAAGATGGATGAATCATTTTTATAATCCGCAGACCGGCTATGGGCTTTCTTTTCATTCTTCCGCCAAAAACTGGACCGGGCAAAATATCAAGCAGTCGTTCTACCCCAAAGGCAACCAAACTTGGCAGAGAGCCATTGATTCTTATATTAAAGGCGACAGGAAAGAAGCTTTTATTGCTTTGGGCCATAACCTGCATTTAATTGAAGATATGGCGGTGCCGGCCCATACCAGGCTTGATATTCATCTTAGCGGCGATCCCTTTGAAAGCTGGGCAGAAAATAATTCCGACTGGAAATTAGCCAAAACTTCAATAACAAAATTTAATAGTTTGGGAGAATATTTTGATTCCTTAGCTAATTATTCTAATAGATATTTCTTTAGCCAAGATACGATAGAGGTGAATAGTTTTTATAAAGAAATAATTGAAAACAAAAAGATTTACTTACTCTCAAGAGATGACGCTGGCGAAGAGTTCAAATTAGCAGAAAAAGTTATAATAGCGGGAAAACCTTTTTACTATTTAACACTTTCGGTTCACTCCGACTATTACTCTCTTCTTGCTCCAAAAGCAGTTTCTTATGGCGCGGGAATGATTGATTTGTTTTTTAAAGAAGTGGAAAAGAAAAAGGAAGAAGAAGCGAAGAAAAATTGGCTGGACAAATTAAAAAATGCCATTTCCAATGTTTATCCTAAAAATATAGAAATCAGCCAATATAATTCAGCTTATTTTGAAGAAGCCGGCCGGCAATTTTCAGAAATAATTAGGGAGTCAGGGGAATTAGCGGTCAGAGAAGCCGGCCAAGTCCTATCGGTTAAAATTACGGCCGAGGATTTATTTAAGCCGGAACAAATCGAAGCGAGCGATAATGATTCAATTTCCGTTTATTTACCTTCCCCGGAACCTTCCTTGGACCAAAAAACGGCGCCGCTTCCTTTTGAAAAGGACGAAGTAATTTTAAACAAAGAAAAGGAGAAAACGGAAGGTAAAGTTTTAGAAACGGGAACCGCTTCTAATTCTTCTGGCTCTGCTTCCATTACTTTTAGCAATGATAACACAGCTCCAGAAACGGCGATTATCAGTTCGCCGGAAAAAATTTCCTCTTCCAGTTTTGCCAGTTTTGTTTTTTCTTCTTCGGAAAGCGAATCAAGTTTTGAATATAATCTGAACAATAACGGTTGGCAAAGCTGCGGCGACCGCCTTGACTTAACCGGGTTGGCTGACGGCGAGCATATTATAGAAATAAGAGCTTCTGACAAATCAGGCAATACTGACAAGAGCCCGGCGGTTTTTAGCTGGGTAATTGATACGGCTTCCTTCGTTGTCAATATTGCCAACTCTCCGGCTAGTTTTGCCAGTTCTACAGGGGCTACCTTTTTATTTCAATCTAATAAAGAAGGTATTACTTATTCCTGCCAGTTAGATAATGGCGGTTGGGAATTATGCCAAGCCAGCACGACAATTAGCGATTTAACCGAAGGCGAGCACGGCTTTTCGGTCAAAGGCTTTGACGCGGCCGGCAATATCAGCAGCTCAACGGTTTATAGCTGGTTTGTGGATATAACCGCGCCGGTTTCAACTATTAAAAATTTGGAAAGCGAATATAGCGCAACCGGCTTTACTGTAGAATGGGGAGGAAGCGACATAGCAACCACAACCGGCAGCGGTATTGCCAGTTACGATGTCCAATATAAAATTGAAAGCGGAGATTGGCAGGAGTGGGTTGTGGCAACGAGCAGCGCGGAAAATATTTTTGGCATTGCCGTGGAAGCCGGAAAGAATATTTATTTCCGCGTTCGGGCTTATGACAAGGCCGGAAATATGGGGGAGTGGAGCGATGAGGCGACAACGAAGGTTGCTCTTCCGCCAACCGACCATTTAGTCATTAGCGAAATACAAATTGCCGGTGCCACTGCCACGGATGAGTTTGTAGAATTATATAATCCGACAAGTAACTTGATCAACTTAAATGGTTATCGGTTAAGCCGCAAGACTGGTGGCGGCAACCCCTTTAATTTATTGACTACTTTTCCCAATGTCAACCTGCCGGCAAAAAGTTTTTTCCTAATAACCCATCCCAGCGGTTACGATGGTGCGGTGTCAGCAGATGCGGTTTATTCAACCACGCAATCAATAGCCGCCGATAATACGGTTATCCTTTATAGCGACGCTGGAGAAACTGTAATAGATAAAGTCGGTTTTGGTTCGGCTAGCGATTTTGAGACAGCGGCTTATCCGGAAAATCCGGCGGCTGACCAAAGTTTAGAACGTAAAGCCGCTTTTTCCGCAACGGCCGCAACCATGGGTTCGGGCGGAGAGCATGAATGGCAAGGCAATGGTTATGACAGCGATAACAACAGTAATGATTTTATTGTTCGCAGTATACCGCAGCCGCAGAATTCTTTCTCGCCAA
It includes:
- a CDS encoding zinc-ribbon domain-containing protein, producing the protein MICFNCRKQIPDNSEICPHCGQAVSTREQLGKEISFRRWQRWFFYGVLVLIFLGMVLVIVKIYNANTKLLLSVSSVQKELTQAKEDLTITQEDLAKKEDLLKQVQVDLLEKNQVLDAKTEEFKTVLSEKTEVEEKYSQIQLDLNSAEANVYNLIIRLGVGISNENLRKIPVAEANLEGEDTDGDGLSDIFEEAIGTDPTKVDTDGDGYSDKEEILAGFNPAGPGSLGIDMDFANKQKGKILLQVEGHGEAWYVNPGDGKRYFLGKPADAFRIMRDIDYWTKK
- a CDS encoding O-antigen ligase family protein — encoded protein: MSQKVYLKILRWGVYLSFLSVLLTYRNFYFPYITTKQIYFNVLMEFLFIFWLAFIVKYPGWRPFGKAWGGAKRSWISLGLIAFLAAILLSCFVSVDFNLSFWGDTERMLGFFHLFHFLILYFIIMTVMRAREDWENLFLFFLGAGVLVSLHGIGQRLEIIESPWGPGRIIATIGNAAYVGAFAIFNFFFVSLLFFKTKNKLWRSGYIAAAFIFLLALIFSGTRGAYLGFGASLMLMALLLAILGGNKKIKKYGLACLLALVVLSAALFLGADRPFVKNNSFLARLTNISLSSSTMQTRFISWRAAAKDFSNHPILGVGHGNYAIIFDKYFDPTFYNYTRSETYFDQAHSNLIDIVSTSGLLGLLSYLSIFVAALIYLIRGFKRREISLADFILLIGLITAYLIQNLVVFDALVTYIALMVLLGYICWLSRGGTAEEEAPVSKEKDKELDNREIYSLFIFGLITIFAVYQFNLKPVKMLMGTIEGQKALARSDVVGAVEAYKKALSHKTILDRDSRASLVKTLGSIAVSSDEQQAAREIMDYGVELAKANVKYNPKDNLMQLQLAQVLDNASRVNIGNTEKFYYYSDQALEAIDSAIASSPGRIPVYFIKAQICLTRSETEKAVEILKYAVSLNEDYYESTCQLAKVYIFLEREEEGYGELDQCLDKGGADVLSPSAFVKMAANHYIDLGDKERLLILYLRLTKLEPKNVEVWINLSKIYAQLGQNEEARQAAGRAVELDKSLEASVKKFIESLE
- a CDS encoding transposase; translation: MRKFQFQTGEFYHIYNRGVDKREVFLDKYDYVRFLRSMREFNQIDCHGGFYEKYLREKDKKNKFRDRVALVATRSPDRSKLVEIITYCLNPNHYHLLARQLRSGGVSAFMKRIAGGYAAYFNHRHKRSGSLWQGAYKAVHVKTDSYFLWLSGYINGNAEIHRITRAENWVWSSHLDYMGKRGGALANKKIILSQFENIGEYKNLVNAIIKESGRGKEELKRYLLE
- a CDS encoding lamin tail domain-containing protein, encoding MFSRRGIKLFLIILFLFLAGQASSFNDTITHPTLARQSVELFNEFSGNKISSTAEINWIMQGAREEDTPPRWMNHFYNPQTGYGLSFHSSAKNWTGQNIKQSFYPKGNQTWQRAIDSYIKGDRKEAFIALGHNLHLIEDMAVPAHTRLDIHLSGDPFESWAENNSDWKLAKTSITKFNSLGEYFDSLANYSNRYFFSQDTIEVNSFYKEIIENKKIYLLSRDDAGEEFKLAEKVIIAGKPFYYLTLSVHSDYYSLLAPKAVSYGAGMIDLFFKEVEKKKEEEAKKNWLDKLKNAISNVYPKNIEISQYNSAYFEEAGRQFSEIIRESGELAVREAGQVLSVKITAEDLFKPEQIEASDNDSISVYLPSPEPSLDQKTAPLPFEKDEVILNKEKEKTEGKVLETGTASNSSGSASITFSNDNTAPETAIISSPEKISSSSFASFVFSSSESESSFEYNLNNNGWQSCGDRLDLTGLADGEHIIEIRASDKSGNTDKSPAVFSWVIDTASFVVNIANSPASFASSTGATFLFQSNKEGITYSCQLDNGGWELCQASTTISDLTEGEHGFSVKGFDAAGNISSSTVYSWFVDITAPVSTIKNLESEYSATGFTVEWGGSDIATTTGSGIASYDVQYKIESGDWQEWVVATSSAENIFGIAVEAGKNIYFRVRAYDKAGNMGEWSDEATTKVALPPTDHLVISEIQIAGATATDEFVELYNPTSNLINLNGYRLSRKTGGGNPFNLLTTFPNVNLPAKSFFLITHPSGYDGAVSADAVYSTTQSIAADNTVILYSDAGETVIDKVGFGSASDFETAAYPENPAADQSLERKAAFSATAATMGSGGEHEWQGNGYDSDNNSNDFIVRSIPQPQNSFSPTEPRNDEPIIPAEVDDLAVLAASSTASTIKFFWSSPANANLGSGAYYDLRYKLKAGDCDLETGWDNATKIATSSLPTPATSAGETEEYVVTGLAADTQYCFALMVYNGNYWSDLSNQASGSTLSGPAGDIIIGNISSLVSEWGTSTLSWLHTVGAGDEMIFLSAYWHDDNKDVINVSFGGENLTKIAGGSIPGARTNISTWFLINPPVGEHKVEVEFTYSMRMAAVVVNLGNVNTSDPISAVLHRNFQSEHVLDVVNAENNNSLIIDSASVDCGSGALIPDPGQTEIFNHRFSYFDGTHIGLSYKKTGSAGEYESGWTQTFNNNWTHSLAVITPKP